In Arvicanthis niloticus isolate mArvNil1 chromosome 4, mArvNil1.pat.X, whole genome shotgun sequence, a single window of DNA contains:
- the LOC117707188 gene encoding putative vomeronasal receptor-like protein 4, with product MSSIKNVLYFQSGLGVLANVFLLTFYIFILLSHRPKPMDLISCQLTFVHIIMVLSAGDIWFSDLFESLNIKNDFICKATFYISRVMRGLSISITCLLSVFQAVTISPSTSLLAKFKHKLKKYSIYAFFYIWSFNLSFTSNQFFSVGAYTNVSETNQMKVTKHCSHFPMNNIIRGLIVTVSTLKDVFLVGVMLITSTYMVIILFRHQRQCKHLHSISHLRASPEKRATQTIFLLVVFFVVMYWVDLIISSTSVLLWLYNPVILTVQKFVVNVYPTITPLVQIGSDNRIINGLKNLWPKCHQAF from the coding sequence ATGTCTTCAATCAAGAATGTCCTTTATTTCCAATCTGGACTAGGAGTCCTAGCGAATGTGTTTTTACTgactttctatattttcataCTCCTAAGTCACAGACCTAAGCCCATGGACCTGATCTCGTGTCAATTAACCTTCGTTCACATAATTATGGTCCTCAGTGCAGGGGATATTTGGTTTTCAGACTTATTTGAGTCACTGAACATCAAAAATGACTTCATATGTAAGGCAACTTTTTACATAAGCAGGGTGATGAGAGGCCTCTCTATCTCcatcacctgcctcctgagtgtgttcCAGGCTGTCACAATCAGTCCCAGTACCTCACTGTTggcaaaatttaaacataaactgAAAAAATACAGCATCTATGCTTTCTTCTATATTTGGTCTTTCAATTTGTCCTTCACTAGTAACCAGTTCTTCTCTGTTGGTGCTTATACCAATGTGAGTGAGACCAACCAGATGAAGGTCACTAAACACTGTTCACACTTTCCCATGAACAACATCATCAGGGGATTGATTGTAACAGTGTCAACTTTaaaagatgtgtttcttgtaggaGTCATGCTGATCACAAGTACATACATGGTGATTATCTTGTTCAGACATCAGAGACAATGCAAGCATCTTCATAGCATCAGTCACCTGAGAGCTTCCCCTGAGAAAAGAGCCACTCAGACCATCTTTCTGCTGgtggttttctttgtggtcaTGTACTGGGTGGACCTCATCATCTCATCAACCTCAGTCCTGTTGTGGTTGTATAATCCAGTCATCCTGACTGTTCAGAAGTTTGTGGTGAATGTCTATCCCACAATTACTCCTTTGGTTCAAATCGGTTCTGATAACAGAATAATTAATGGGCTGAAAAACTTGTGGCCAAAATGCCACCAAGCTTTTTAA